From Pontibacter actiniarum, a single genomic window includes:
- a CDS encoding nucleoside deaminase: MDQYLQAALEEARKGYEAGGIPIGSVLVHQGRIIGRGHNKRVQEGSVVLHGEMDALENAGRQPASVYRDCVLYTTLSPCPMCSGTILLYGIPKVVIGENRTFMGEEELLRSRGVTVEVADNEECFQLMQKFIREKPDLWNEDIGV, from the coding sequence GGCGGCGCTGGAAGAAGCGAGAAAAGGCTACGAGGCGGGCGGTATTCCCATTGGCTCGGTGCTGGTGCACCAGGGCAGGATTATCGGCCGCGGCCACAACAAAAGGGTGCAGGAGGGCAGTGTGGTGCTGCACGGCGAAATGGACGCACTCGAAAACGCAGGTCGCCAGCCGGCCTCCGTCTACCGGGACTGTGTGCTGTACACCACGCTTTCCCCGTGCCCCATGTGCTCCGGCACGATTCTGCTCTACGGCATCCCGAAAGTAGTGATCGGGGAGAACCGCACCTTCATGGGCGAGGAGGAACTGCTTCGCTCCCGGGGCGTGACCGTGGAGGTGGCCGATAACGAGGAGTGCTTCCAGCTAATGCAGAAGTTTATTCGTGAAAAGCCGGATCTGTGGAACGAGGATATCGGCGTGTAA
- a CDS encoding helix-turn-helix domain-containing protein: protein MKLQEDVIRMIFGLKVKQLRTDKGISLTDLAASTGISVSYLNEIEKGKKHPKPSKVAVIADTLGVTYDYLVSLQLSKRLQPVGELLQSNILSELPLEHFGLDMSRVLDLFATAPAKLSAFVNTLLEISRAFDLRVEQFYFSALRSYQELHDNYFDDIELEAERFMEQYGLDAESTPTYAELANVLQQQFGISTSTDGFEAHRELAPLRSVLVPGQPPRLLLNPSLTDHQKTFAVARELGFQHLQLQERPYTSTWVKVRSFEEVLNNFKASYFAGALLLSQDRLVQDMQAFFALPTWQPQQLLQLMEKYNTSPETLLHRLTSLLPKFFNIKQLFFLRFHHEPARDSFILTKELHLSGLHNPHASFLNEHYCRRWISLTLFEELERPEQRESLLAGVQRSSYINSDNEYLVLALAQPAESRYNTVSIGLLVNENLRSKLRFLEDADIIIRKVNETCERCPAVDCLERAAPPVILEKQLWQEQVNEVLGKLAQA from the coding sequence TATTTAAATGAGATTGAGAAGGGAAAGAAGCACCCCAAGCCCAGCAAGGTCGCTGTGATTGCCGACACGTTGGGGGTGACCTATGATTACCTGGTGTCGCTGCAGCTGAGCAAACGCCTGCAGCCAGTGGGGGAACTGCTGCAGTCCAACATCCTCTCGGAGTTGCCGCTGGAGCATTTTGGGTTGGATATGAGCCGGGTGCTGGACCTGTTTGCCACCGCACCGGCTAAATTGAGCGCCTTCGTAAACACGCTGCTGGAGATCTCCCGCGCCTTTGACCTGCGCGTGGAGCAGTTCTACTTCTCGGCGCTGCGCTCGTACCAGGAGCTGCACGATAATTACTTTGATGACATCGAACTGGAGGCGGAGCGCTTTATGGAGCAGTACGGGCTGGATGCGGAGAGCACCCCGACCTATGCGGAACTGGCGAACGTGCTACAGCAGCAGTTTGGCATCAGTACCAGCACCGACGGCTTTGAGGCGCACCGGGAGCTGGCCCCGCTGCGCTCCGTGCTGGTGCCCGGCCAGCCGCCAAGGCTCCTCCTGAACCCCAGCCTGACGGACCACCAGAAGACCTTTGCCGTGGCCCGGGAACTGGGCTTTCAGCACCTACAGCTGCAGGAACGCCCCTACACCTCCACCTGGGTAAAGGTGCGCTCCTTTGAGGAGGTGCTCAACAACTTTAAGGCCTCTTATTTTGCGGGCGCCCTGCTGCTGAGCCAGGACCGGCTGGTGCAGGACATGCAGGCTTTCTTCGCGCTGCCCACCTGGCAGCCGCAGCAGCTGCTGCAGCTCATGGAGAAGTATAACACCTCGCCCGAAACGCTGCTGCACCGCCTGACCTCCCTGCTGCCCAAGTTCTTCAACATCAAGCAGCTGTTTTTCCTGCGCTTCCACCACGAGCCCGCCCGCGACAGCTTTATACTTACAAAGGAGCTGCACCTGTCGGGGCTGCACAACCCGCACGCCTCCTTCCTGAACGAGCACTACTGCCGCCGCTGGATCTCCTTGACCCTGTTTGAGGAACTGGAGAGGCCGGAGCAAAGGGAAAGCCTGCTGGCGGGAGTCCAGCGCTCCTCCTACATCAACTCCGACAACGAGTACCTGGTGCTGGCACTCGCACAGCCTGCCGAGAGCCGCTACAATACGGTAAGCATCGGTTTGCTGGTAAACGAGAACCTGCGCAGCAAGCTTCGCTTTTTAGAGGATGCGGACATTATCATCCGGAAGGTGAACGAAACCTGCGAGCGCTGCCCGGCTGTAGACTGCCTCGAGCGCGCTGCGCCACCGGTTATACTTGAAAAGCAACTGTGGCAGGAGCAGGTGAATGAGGTGCTGGGGAAGCTGGCCCAAGCCTAG